Proteins co-encoded in one Clarias gariepinus isolate MV-2021 ecotype Netherlands chromosome 13, CGAR_prim_01v2, whole genome shotgun sequence genomic window:
- the eapp gene encoding E2F-associated phosphoprotein isoform X2, producing the protein MSRKEEYDSYEIEEPSDEERACSSSEDELDILLNGTPDQKKKLIREYLTGESESSSGDEFEKEMEAELSSTIKSMECNWMTPSTQETSRISGNTESAERTQQSQQYDDIYFDTDSDEDSQAGISQIQQKKQRQVRTNDELLYDPDEDDRDQAWVDAKRKEYRYRSRKRPASSGQKTNQSQPLPSSDAILNCPACMTTLCLDCQRHEKYRTQYRAMFVMNCSVNKDEVLRYKAAKQKKQRRKKSRQDHMVTSAEAKPEAEAGLTDSRLGGMDEEEVYHPVKCTECSTEVAVYDKDEVYHFFNILASHC; encoded by the exons TTCTGAAGATGAGCTTGACATTCTTCTTAATGGAACCCCAGATCAGAAGAAGAAGCTCATCCGTGAGTACCTGACCGGGGAAAGCGAATCGTCCAGCGGGGATGAGTTCGAAAAAGAGATGGAAGCAGAACTGAGCAGCACCATTAAATCTATGGAGTGCAACTGGATGACTCCATCCACTCAAG AGACCTCTCGGATTAGTGGCAATACGGAAAGCGCAGAAAGGACGCAGCAATCTCAACAATATGACGACATTTACTTTGACACAGATTCTGATGAAGACAGCCAAGCTG GGATATCTCAAATCCAGCAAAAAAAGCAGCGGCAAGTACGTACAAATGACGAGTTGTTATATGACCCAGACGAAGATGATCGTGATCAGGCCTGGGTAGACGCTAAGAGAAAAGA ATACAGGTACAGAAGCCGTAAACGCCCAGCGTCATCTGGACAGAAAACAAACCAGTCTCAGCCTCTTCCAAGCAGTGACGCCATCCTCAACTGTCCTGCGTGTATGACCACATTATGTCTGGATTGTCAGAG acacgagaAATATAGGACGCAGTACAGAGCCATGTTTGTGATGAACTGTTCAGTGAATAAGGATGAAGTATTGAGGTATAAAGCAGCAAAACAGAAGAAACAGCGCAGAAAGAAGAGTCGTCAGGACCACATGGTCACATCAGCAGAGGCTAAACCTGAGGCAGAAGCAGGTCTTACTGACTCCAGATTGGGTGGGATGGATGAAGAAGAGGTCTATCACCCAGTCAAGTGTACAGAGTGTTCAACTGAAGTGGCTGTATATGATAAGGATGAGGTCTACCACTTCTTCAACATTCTTGCAAGCCACTGCTGA
- the eapp gene encoding E2F-associated phosphoprotein isoform X1 translates to MSRKEEYDSYEIEEPSDEERACSSSEDELDILLNGTPDQKKKLIREYLTGESESSSGDEFEKEMEAELSSTIKSMECNWMTPSTQVETSRISGNTESAERTQQSQQYDDIYFDTDSDEDSQAGISQIQQKKQRQVRTNDELLYDPDEDDRDQAWVDAKRKEYRYRSRKRPASSGQKTNQSQPLPSSDAILNCPACMTTLCLDCQRHEKYRTQYRAMFVMNCSVNKDEVLRYKAAKQKKQRRKKSRQDHMVTSAEAKPEAEAGLTDSRLGGMDEEEVYHPVKCTECSTEVAVYDKDEVYHFFNILASHC, encoded by the exons TTCTGAAGATGAGCTTGACATTCTTCTTAATGGAACCCCAGATCAGAAGAAGAAGCTCATCCGTGAGTACCTGACCGGGGAAAGCGAATCGTCCAGCGGGGATGAGTTCGAAAAAGAGATGGAAGCAGAACTGAGCAGCACCATTAAATCTATGGAGTGCAACTGGATGACTCCATCCACTCAAG TAGAGACCTCTCGGATTAGTGGCAATACGGAAAGCGCAGAAAGGACGCAGCAATCTCAACAATATGACGACATTTACTTTGACACAGATTCTGATGAAGACAGCCAAGCTG GGATATCTCAAATCCAGCAAAAAAAGCAGCGGCAAGTACGTACAAATGACGAGTTGTTATATGACCCAGACGAAGATGATCGTGATCAGGCCTGGGTAGACGCTAAGAGAAAAGA ATACAGGTACAGAAGCCGTAAACGCCCAGCGTCATCTGGACAGAAAACAAACCAGTCTCAGCCTCTTCCAAGCAGTGACGCCATCCTCAACTGTCCTGCGTGTATGACCACATTATGTCTGGATTGTCAGAG acacgagaAATATAGGACGCAGTACAGAGCCATGTTTGTGATGAACTGTTCAGTGAATAAGGATGAAGTATTGAGGTATAAAGCAGCAAAACAGAAGAAACAGCGCAGAAAGAAGAGTCGTCAGGACCACATGGTCACATCAGCAGAGGCTAAACCTGAGGCAGAAGCAGGTCTTACTGACTCCAGATTGGGTGGGATGGATGAAGAAGAGGTCTATCACCCAGTCAAGTGTACAGAGTGTTCAACTGAAGTGGCTGTATATGATAAGGATGAGGTCTACCACTTCTTCAACATTCTTGCAAGCCACTGCTGA
- the eapp gene encoding E2F-associated phosphoprotein isoform X3, translated as MSRKEEYDSYEIEEPSDEERACSSSEDELDILLNGTPDQKKKLIREYLTGESESSSGDEFEKEMEAELSSTIKSMECNWMTPSTQVETSRISGNTESAERTQQSQQYDDIYFDTDSDEDSQAGISQIQQKKQRQVRTNDELLYDPDEDDRDQAWVDAKRKEYRSRKRPASSGQKTNQSQPLPSSDAILNCPACMTTLCLDCQRHEKYRTQYRAMFVMNCSVNKDEVLRYKAAKQKKQRRKKSRQDHMVTSAEAKPEAEAGLTDSRLGGMDEEEVYHPVKCTECSTEVAVYDKDEVYHFFNILASHC; from the exons TTCTGAAGATGAGCTTGACATTCTTCTTAATGGAACCCCAGATCAGAAGAAGAAGCTCATCCGTGAGTACCTGACCGGGGAAAGCGAATCGTCCAGCGGGGATGAGTTCGAAAAAGAGATGGAAGCAGAACTGAGCAGCACCATTAAATCTATGGAGTGCAACTGGATGACTCCATCCACTCAAG TAGAGACCTCTCGGATTAGTGGCAATACGGAAAGCGCAGAAAGGACGCAGCAATCTCAACAATATGACGACATTTACTTTGACACAGATTCTGATGAAGACAGCCAAGCTG GGATATCTCAAATCCAGCAAAAAAAGCAGCGGCAAGTACGTACAAATGACGAGTTGTTATATGACCCAGACGAAGATGATCGTGATCAGGCCTGGGTAGACGCTAAGAGAAAAGA GTACAGAAGCCGTAAACGCCCAGCGTCATCTGGACAGAAAACAAACCAGTCTCAGCCTCTTCCAAGCAGTGACGCCATCCTCAACTGTCCTGCGTGTATGACCACATTATGTCTGGATTGTCAGAG acacgagaAATATAGGACGCAGTACAGAGCCATGTTTGTGATGAACTGTTCAGTGAATAAGGATGAAGTATTGAGGTATAAAGCAGCAAAACAGAAGAAACAGCGCAGAAAGAAGAGTCGTCAGGACCACATGGTCACATCAGCAGAGGCTAAACCTGAGGCAGAAGCAGGTCTTACTGACTCCAGATTGGGTGGGATGGATGAAGAAGAGGTCTATCACCCAGTCAAGTGTACAGAGTGTTCAACTGAAGTGGCTGTATATGATAAGGATGAGGTCTACCACTTCTTCAACATTCTTGCAAGCCACTGCTGA